The following is a genomic window from Capnocytophaga stomatis.
TCCTTCCTTAAGTAGTTCAGGATTATCAAGCATATCTTTACGGATATTTACTTGATTGTAATCCTCTGTATTCATAAATACAAAATCATCTCCTTCTTCATACAAATATTGGAAAGAGCGTGTTTCTACACGTACATCGTCAATTTTATGTCCCGCCGAAAATGTATTATCAAGAGTTTTTCCCGTAGTAACGCTTTTCAATTTTGTACGAACGAAAGCGGGTCCTTTTCCAGGTTTAACGTGCAAAAATTCGATTATTTTGTAAATGTCGTGATTAAAACGGATACATAATCCTTTTCTAATATCTGCTGTTGTTGCCATCTATTATAATTAATTGTTATTAAATTTTTTACTTTTTCATAAATGATATCGAAACTTCTTCATAAAACACAGAAGCACAATATGTTCTACATACTTCCTCCCGTGTAACCCTTCATTACACCTCGTGAGGAATTACGGATGAAGTCTAAAATTTCGTCTCTTTCAGGAGTAGCTTCCATTTCTGCTTCCACTATGGAAAGTGCCTGTGTGGTATTGAAATCTTTTTGGAAAATAATCCTATAAATATTTTGTATCTCTCTGATTTTCTCTGGAGTAAAACCTCTTCTTCGCAAGCCAACGGAATTGATTCCCACGTAAGAAAGCGGTTCACGGGCTGCTTTCACGTAAGGTGGCACATCTTTACGAACCAAAGACCCTCCCGTTACAAATGCGTGATTTCCAATAGTGGTAAATTGCTGAACCGCAACCATCCCCGCCAGAACCACGTAATCACCCACTATAGTATGACCTGCTAAAGTAGTGTTATTTGAAAATATACAATGATTTCCTACGATGCAATCGTGAGCGATGTGACTGTAAGCCATTATCCAGCAATTCTCCCCTACCACAGTTTTCATCTTGTCAACCGTTCCTCTGTTGATTGTTACACACTCTCGGATAGTTGTTCCGTCTCCAATAATAGTGACAGTTTCTTCATTTTGAAATTTTTTATCCTGAGGAATCGCAGAAATCACAGCCCCAGGAAAGATAGAGCAATTCTTCCCAATTCTCGCCCCTTCCATAATCGTTACGTTAGGTCCTATCCAAGTGCCTTCACCAATTTCAACATTATTATGAATGGTTGAAAAAGGTTCAATTACCACATTCTGAGCTATTTTTGCTCCGGGATGCACATACGCCAAAGGTTGATTCATAGCCTTTTAATTATTTAATTTTCACAATTTGAGCCATCAACTCTGCCTCGGTTGCTAATTTTCCGTTTACATAAGCATACCCTTGCATATGGCAAATACCTCTTCTGATAGGCGTTAAAAGCTCCAATTTAAAAATGAGCGTATCGCCTGGCATTACCTGAACTTTAAATTTAACATTATCTATCTTCATAAAATATGTCAAATAATTTTCAGGGTCAGGTACTGTACTCAAAATCAATACACCACCTGCTTGTGCCATTGCCTCAATTTGTAAAACTCCTGGCATTACAGGAGCTCCTGGGAAATGTCCCACAAAAAAAGGCTCGTTCATTGTTACATTCTTCAACCCGATAACGTGCTTATCCGAAAGTTCAAAAATCTTATCAACCAACAAAAACGGTGGGCGATGCGGTAATAATTTTGTTATATCATTGATATTCATCAACGGAGGCTGATTTATATCAATTGAAGGAACATTATTTCTACGTTCGTTTTTAATAATTTTCGATAATTTTTTAGCAAACTGTGTATTGGTAAAATGCCCTGGTTTTGTGGCAATTACCTTCCCTCGTATACGTGTACCAACCAAAGCTAAATCTCCAATCACGTCAAGGAGTTTATGCCGAGCAGCTTCGTTGGAATAATGCAATTTCAGATTATCCAAAATTCCGTTTGGCTGAACAGAAATATCCTCTTTATTGAAGATTTTTTTCAGCTTTTGCATCGTTTCTTCCGAAATTTCTTTATCTACATAAACGATAGCGTTGTTCAAGTCTCCTCCTTTGATAAGCCCGTGGTCAAGAAGCATTTCCAACTCGTGTAAAAAACTGAATGTGCGTGAGTTAGCAATATCATCTTTAAACTCAGAAAGTTTATTCAAATAGGCATTTTGCGTACCCAAGATTTTCGTTCCGAAATCAACCATTGTAGCTACCTGATATTCATCAGAAGGTATCACAGTAATCTCACTTCCTGTTTCTTCGTTTACATACGAAATCACTTCCTTAACAACGTATTCCTCTCGTGGTGCATCTTGCTCTTGAATTCCCGCTTCTGCTATGGCTTCTACAAAATATCTTGCCGAACCATCCATAATCGGTGGTTCTGAAGCATTTAGCTCGATGATAACATTATCCAAATCCATTCCCACGAGAGCCGCCAAAACGTGTTCGCAAGTCTGAATTCTGACACCTTTTTTTTCTAAAACGGTACCTCTTTCGGTATTTGTTACGTAATTGACATCTGCCTCAATTACAGGAGAACCCTCTAAATCAACACGAACAAAAGTATATCCGTGATTTACCGGAGCCGGTTTCAATGTCATTTTCACATTTTGCCCTGTGTGCAGACCTACTCCCTCTAAACTAATCTCTCTTGCTAAAGTATTTTGCTTTACCATAAGACTTTATTTATTTTCCAAATATTTTTTTTCGATATCTAAAAATCGCTTCATCAAAGATGGTAACTTCTTGAAAATCACATATGATTTATTATAATCAGAATATCCTATTGCCGGCGCACCCTGCAATACTTCATCGTCTTCTACATTTCTGATAACACCTGATTGTGCTTGAATCTTCACCCGATTTCCAATATTCAAATGCCCGACAATCCCTACCTGACCGCCAATCATACAGCTTTCTCCTATTTTGGTAGAACCCGCCACACCAGTTTGTGCAGCAATTACTGTATTCTTGCCAATTTCCACATTATGAGCTATCTGTATTTGATTGTCTAATTTTACACCTTTACGGATAATTGTCGAACCCAAAGTAGCTCGGTCAATGGTACTTCCAGCTCCTATATCAACGTAATCTTCAATAATCACATTTCCAATTTGCGGAACTTTATTGTAAAAACCTTCCTCAACGGGAGCAAACCCAAAGCCGTCAGCACCTAATATGACTCCTGCGTGTAGCGTACAATGCTTACCTATAACCGTTTCGGAATATATCTTACAGCCGGCAAATAACGTGGTATTATCGCCAATGG
Proteins encoded in this region:
- the efp gene encoding elongation factor P; this encodes MATTADIRKGLCIRFNHDIYKIIEFLHVKPGKGPAFVRTKLKSVTTGKTLDNTFSAGHKIDDVRVETRSFQYLYEEGDDFVFMNTEDYNQVNIRKDMLDNPELLKEGEIVMIIFNAEDESPLSVEMPASVILTVTHVEPGVKGNTATNATKPATVETGAIVNVPLFINEGDRIKVETEKGTYVERMKD
- the lpxA gene encoding acyl-ACP--UDP-N-acetylglucosamine O-acyltransferase, with the protein product MNQPLAYVHPGAKIAQNVVIEPFSTIHNNVEIGEGTWIGPNVTIMEGARIGKNCSIFPGAVISAIPQDKKFQNEETVTIIGDGTTIRECVTINRGTVDKMKTVVGENCWIMAYSHIAHDCIVGNHCIFSNNTTLAGHTIVGDYVVLAGMVAVQQFTTIGNHAFVTGGSLVRKDVPPYVKAAREPLSYVGINSVGLRRRGFTPEKIREIQNIYRIIFQKDFNTTQALSIVEAEMEATPERDEILDFIRNSSRGVMKGYTGGSM
- a CDS encoding bifunctional UDP-3-O-[3-hydroxymyristoyl] N-acetylglucosamine deacetylase/3-hydroxyacyl-ACP dehydratase, with amino-acid sequence MVKQNTLAREISLEGVGLHTGQNVKMTLKPAPVNHGYTFVRVDLEGSPVIEADVNYVTNTERGTVLEKKGVRIQTCEHVLAALVGMDLDNVIIELNASEPPIMDGSARYFVEAIAEAGIQEQDAPREEYVVKEVISYVNEETGSEITVIPSDEYQVATMVDFGTKILGTQNAYLNKLSEFKDDIANSRTFSFLHELEMLLDHGLIKGGDLNNAIVYVDKEISEETMQKLKKIFNKEDISVQPNGILDNLKLHYSNEAARHKLLDVIGDLALVGTRIRGKVIATKPGHFTNTQFAKKLSKIIKNERRNNVPSIDINQPPLMNINDITKLLPHRPPFLLVDKIFELSDKHVIGLKNVTMNEPFFVGHFPGAPVMPGVLQIEAMAQAGGVLILSTVPDPENYLTYFMKIDNVKFKVQVMPGDTLIFKLELLTPIRRGICHMQGYAYVNGKLATEAELMAQIVKIK
- the lpxD gene encoding UDP-3-O-(3-hydroxymyristoyl)glucosamine N-acyltransferase, coding for MKFTALQIANILHGEVEGNPDVEIYKLSKIEEGEEGSITFLANPKYKNYIYTTKASVAIVNKTFETESELSVTLVKVDDAYSAFSKLLEYYNQIKLNKKGIEEPVFISKSARIGEDVYVGAFSYIGENVVIGNNVKIYPNTYIGDNVTIGDNTTLFAGCKIYSETVIGKHCTLHAGVILGADGFGFAPVEEGFYNKVPQIGNVIIEDYVDIGAGSTIDRATLGSTIIRKGVKLDNQIQIAHNVEIGKNTVIAAQTGVAGSTKIGESCMIGGQVGIVGHLNIGNRVKIQAQSGVIRNVEDDEVLQGAPAIGYSDYNKSYVIFKKLPSLMKRFLDIEKKYLENK